One region of Gorilla gorilla gorilla isolate KB3781 chromosome 13, NHGRI_mGorGor1-v2.1_pri, whole genome shotgun sequence genomic DNA includes:
- the DNAJA1 gene encoding dnaJ homolog subfamily A member 1, with the protein MVKETTYYDVLGVKPNATQEELKKAYRKLALKYHPDKNPNEGEKFKQISQAYEVLSDAKKRELYDKGGEQAIKEGGAGGGFGSPMDIFDMFFGGGGRMQRERRGKNVVHQLSVTLEDLYNGATRKLALQKNVICDKCEGRGGKKGAVECCPNCRGTGMQIRIHQIGPGMVQQIQSVCMECQGHGERISPKDRCKSCNGRKIVREKKILEVHIDKGMKDGQKITFHGEGDQEPGLEPGDIIIVLDQKDHAVFTRRGEDLFMCMDIQLVEALCGFQKPISTLDNRTIVITSHPGQIVKHGDIKCVLNEGMPIYRRPYEKGRLIIEFKVNFPENGFLSPDKLSLLEKLLPERKEVEETDEMDQVELVDFDPNQERRRHYNGEAYEDDEHHPRGGVQCQTS; encoded by the exons ATGGTGAAAGAAACAACTTACTACGATGTTTTGGGGGTCAAACCCAATGCTACTCAGGAAGAATTGAAAAAGGCTTATAGGAAACTGGCCTTGAAGTACCATCCTGATAAGAATCCAAATGAAGGAGAGAAG TTTAAACAGATTTCTCAAGCCTACGAAGTTCTCTCtgatgcaaagaaaagggaattaTATGACAAAGGAGGAGAACAGGCAATTAAAGAGGGTGGAGCAGGTGGCGGTTTTGGCTCCCCCATGGACATCTTTGATATGTTttttggaggaggaggaaggatgcagagagagaggagag GTAAAAATGTTGTACATCAGCTCTCAGTAACCCTAGAAGACTTATATAATGGTGCAACAAGAAAACTGGCTCTGCAAAAGAATGTGATTTGTGACAAATGTGAAG gtaGAGGAGGTAAGAAAGGAGCAGTAGAGTGCTGTCCCAATTGCCGAGGTACTGGAATGCAAATAAGAATTCATCAGATAGGACCTGGAATGGTTCAGCAAATTCAATCTGTGTGCATGGAGTGCCAGGGCCATGGGGAGCGGATCAGTCCTAAAGATAGATGTAAAAGCTGCAACGGAAGGAAGATAGTTCGagagaagaaaattttagaaGTTCATATTGACAAAG gcaTGAAAGATGGCCAGAAGATAACATTCCATGGTGAAGGAGACCAAGAACCAGGACTGGAGCCAGGCGATATTATCATTGTGTTAGATCAGAAGGACCATGCTGTTTTTACTCG acGAGGAGAAGACCTTTTCATGTGTATGGACATACAGCTCGTTGAAGCATTGTGTGGCTTCCAGAAGCCAATATCTACTCTTGACAACCGAACCATCGTCATCACCTCTCATCCAG GTCAGATTGTCAAGCATGGAGATATCAAGTGTGTACTAAATGAAGGCATGCCAATTTATCGTAGACCATATGAAAAGGGTCGCCTAATCATCGAATTTAAG GTAAACTTTCCTGAGAATGGCTTTCTCTCTCCTGATAAACTGTCTTTGCTGGAAAAACTCCTACCCGAGAGGAAGGAAGTGGAAGAGACTGATGAGATGGATCAAGTAGAACTGGTGGACTTTGATCCAAATCAGGAAAGACGGCGCCACTACAATGGAGAAGCATATGAGGATGATGAACATCATCCCAGAGGTGGTGTTCAGTGTCAGACCTCTTAA